The Physeter macrocephalus isolate SW-GA unplaced genomic scaffold, ASM283717v5 random_159, whole genome shotgun sequence DNA window GTGGTAAACAGCTCACCGTTAGGGACCCTGTACCCCTTTCAGAAGCCACCTGCGTTGCACTGTGGGAGTGGGCTCCCATGGGCCCAGAAGTGCCATTTCAGTATGTCCTTCTTCCTCATAAAGCTTTGTTCCTCATCCACCGTTTTTCCCATGAAATAGTGCTGTTTCTAAGCACTTCGCACTTGTACTCAGTGGCTTCCTTAAAGCTCAGTGCTGCCACCTGCTGGGTTGGTTTTAAGACGTATTTACGCTTTAATACCAGCGACGGGAGGAGAGACTCTTAGTCGTTCATTTAACACATCTTCATAGAGCGTCTTCTGAGGGCTGGGTGCTGGTGTGGACCTCGAGGACTCGGCAGAGAGTGGGACAGGCAGGGCCTCGTTTGAGCTGATGTTCTAGGCAGAAAGCATGACGGCGGTGGGCCATTCCCACTCAGCCAGGCTCATGCTGTTTTTCTGGGCCATTGTAAAGAGAGCATGTGCCTTTTTACCAGGTGGTAGAGAAGCCTTTTATGGGGGGTGGCCTCTTATTTATTGTCCCAGCATGTTCTTTGCTTTTGAGATCCTTTCCCCATAAGTAGAACTATAATCCCTGAGTAGAAAACATGACTTTAAACTCTTCCCAGTTACAGGAAAATGGTTGGAAGTTGTCCAATCCCTCCTTTCCTCACCTTATTTCCTATCTTACCTTTTGTAGTCTTCAAATGTCACACAAGATTtcagttctgtttttcatttggcACAGTGCAGGGCACATAGAGGCGTTCTGTAGGTTaggacatttctttttatttacaaaagatgTCTTTAGAATTAGACAGGCTGACAGGGTTTCCCTGTCTGGTGAGGATTCTTCCTGTTGTCACTGGTAATTGTCATCCTAATGGAGGGTGGAGGGTCTCAGGGTGCTCTCCAGCCAGGAAGTCAAGTTGTGCTACAGTCCTGGGCACCCAGCCTGTGGGGGCATGGCCAGCACACAAGTTCTCCAGGGGTTCAGGGTTTCCCTGTGGATTCTTCATTCTTCCTGTTGTCACTGGTAATTTAATTCCTAATGGAGGGTCTCAGGGTGCTCTCCAGCCAGGAAGTCAAGTTGTGCTACAGTCCTGGGCACCCAGCCTGTGGGGGCATGGCCAGCACACAAGTTCTCCAGGACGCCACCTAGGTGGGTAGGTGGCCCCTGGGTAGCCGGGACAGAGCCCTCTGGCCTATTCTCACGTGTATCCTCCTCTACCCCTCCCCAGGTTTGGAAATGATGTACAGCACTTCAAGGTGCTCCGAGATGGGGCTGGAAAGTATTTCCTCTGGGTGGTCAAGTTCAATTCTTTGAATGAGCTGGTAGATTATCACAGATCTACATCCGTCTCCAGAAACCAGCAGATATTTCTCCGGGACATAGAGCAGGTGCCACAGGTAAGCCTCATAAGAGACATTGGGATCATTCTTAGCAATTAAGAACAGCTCCTTGGGCAAgcaggtgtttttttaaaaggttacttCTGGAACTTCTATGTTCATTATTAAGTCATGTTAAAGATTTGAAGtttgaaacaaaaaatagttttgccttttccagaggcTGCTTCTCTGAAGCATTGTGTTGCTCGTTACCTTGTGTCTCTTGGAGGAAGAAGGTCTTTAACACACCCTCAAATACTCTTTGCCTGGAAGTAAACTTCGAGGAAAATCGCACTGTAAGGGAGTGAAGTCCACACTCATTCTTAAAATCCTTCTCACATGTAATGGTTAATACCACCTTATTTTATTCAAGCTTTTACCCTTCTGACTGTATAAAACCTTAAGGATTTTCTAAGTGATAAAGTGATAGGAACGAAACCATTTTCACATCTGGGATTGTAAACAAAACCCCACTGGCTGTTTCCGAAGTTCTTTCCCCTTGAAGCAGTGCCTGCTGCTCTTTGCTTGATGCTGGGGTGCAGCCCGCCACCACGGTGGGGACACCCTAGTGGTTTTGAGCGCTGGTGAAGACTGCACGACACCCACCTTGAGTAAACTGTAAGAAttggtggagaggggaggggaagtgagGGGTTATTTCAGGAAATGTGAAAAGGCTGGCACACATCAGTTTCCCCGTCACCGGTCCGCTTACGAGGGGCTGGCCACGATCAGGGATGCAATGTGTGTTTTCTCCCTGCCCCTCTTCTGCAGCAACCGACGTACGTCCAAGCCCTTTTTGACTTTGATCCCCAAGAGGATGGAGAGCTGGGATTCCGTCGGGGAGACTTTATCCACGTCATGGATAACTCAGACCCCAACTGGTGGAAAGGGGCTTGCCATGGGCAGACCGGCATGTTTCCACGCAATTATGTCACCCCCGTGAACCGGAACGTCTAAGAGTCaagagattatttaaagaaagCGAAAAATTTTAAACACGTACAAAAGAATTAAACCCATGAGCTCCCTCTATCAGCAGCCTGTGAGGGAGCTCAGAATACCCAGCTGGGTCACCTGGTGACCCTCTCACTTTGGTTGGAactctggggggtgggagggggagttGGATATAACAATGCCAAACTTAcctataaattaagaaaagagtttttattacaaattttcaCCACTGCTCCTATTCCTcctcctttgtcctttttttcatcCTGTGTCCTCTTCTGTCCATCAGTGCATGACATTTAACGCCACATATAGTCCTAGCTGATgccaataataaaagaaaagaaaccacgTGGGCTGATATTTTCTCTATGCAAAATGTCTGTTTTAGTCGGGACGACAGAAAGAAGAACAGCCGCTTCTGTGTCCTGCGTTACGTGCACGCACACAGGAGCGGGCCGGGAGCGGGCGGCCCTTGCCCTTTAGCTTCTgccagaggagggagggcaaGTGGGAACCTGcctgccagcccccagcccccaccagaATGTTGTGTCAGAGTTGGATGGGAGTGGGGGTGAGTGTGCCCCTCGGGGCTTCCCGCGAGCCAGGCCCCAAACCTGTGTCTCTCTTCCACATTGGTTTCCCTTTCAGGTGGTGTTCCTGAGCATGTTGTTTTTCTTAGTGCCTTCTGCCTTATTTCAAGGGTTGCTTATGagtggtggtttttgtttgttttgttttaaaaataagttaaagacAGCCGATTTGTTTCCTACtctgtgtaaatattttttccctcgggggaggggaggacagggtggggaagaggagacaAGTGAGGTGAGGGTGTGGGCGTCCTGCCTTTGCACAGCCGGAGTCTTTAAGGTTCAGCTTTAATATTTGTAGCCCCTGGAGGTTAAGGGAGCCGAAGCCCCAGGGCACAGTGGGACCGGGTTACAGCCCTCCCCGCATCTGACTGGATCCGGCTGAAAGGGGGGCCAGGGTCCTTGACCTTGCGGTCTCAGGTGTTGTCTGTCCCCTCCGTAGCCCCAGACACCCCCAGCCACCAGTCTCTGGAGCCAGCAAGTTTCAAATACAGGAAGGTTTAAACTGTATCAGGTTCTACCGTGTTCCTACACTGGGGTGGGGTGTGCGGGCAGGATGAGcgttttcccttcatttttcttgCTCTGAAAGCTAGGGGTATCTGTTCAGGGCTTTCACCTTCTGTGTCCCCCACCTGAGCTGCCCAGGTGAGCTTCAGGCCGCATTCAGGAAGCAGCTGGGTGGTTTTTCATGTCTCCATTCACAGCGGGCTGTGTTCATAGCTGCTCCAGCCGACCCCCTGAAAAGGAAGTGTATCCGTGACGCAGTGACAGTTGGACGGAAGACTGGAACGCTAGGAAGGCTGAGTCCGTTGCAAAGCTCTTTCTGTCCATCTCCTGTTGGCCTCTTGGCCCTTGCGGTAATGCGCCTGTGATCATCCTCTTCCCACCCCTGGGAGTTGGTGGCGGCCTTTGGCTTCTGAAGTGGTCGGTCGGCGTCTCCCCTGGACTCTGGTTATGGAGCCGGACTCGGCCTGGAGCGGCCGGGGGCCCAGGAGGCGCTGCCCTCCCAGACAGAGCGTCCGCCTCTCATCACCCCTGTCCACTAGCTTCTCCTCTCCTTGCTGATGATACGAGGAATCTCTGGCATTCTGCACCTGGACcatttgattgttttattttggaattggTGTATATCATGAAGCCTTGCAGAACTaagttttgtgtgtatatatttaaaagaaaatcagtgttTAAATAAAAAGACCTGTGTACTTAATCCTTTAACTCTGCGGGTAGCACTTGGTAGGTAGTGATTAACTgtgaataataaacataaaatgaattcttcactctgtatcttttcttttttttcccccctcgcCTTAAGGTAAAAACCTAAAGACTCTGTCAGGGAATCAGGACACTTGTGTCCTTATTTCCAACTCACCTCACTCCTTGGGGACCATGTGGGCCTCACTGGGCCCCTGGAAGAGTGATGCCCGCATCACTGTTGATCAGAAGCCCTGTGAGCATGTTCCCGGTGCAGAGTCCCACACGCCAGGCCCCACCCTCAGATTGCGTTGAGGGCGCCAGCAGGCGCGCCCCGTGTTTCTGACAGAGGCCACAGGCCGCAGTTTGAAAACTGGTGTAGTCTCAGTGCTTCGTGAGGAGTAAACACGGCTGGCTTGGTTCTCGTCCCCTCCTCCCACCTAAGTAAACAAAGGACAGAAGGACAGAAGAAGCCACGTTGAAGGAGTCTCAGTGTCCCGACTCGTTAACAGCAAACTCACTGGCCCAGCGGGCTGCTTCGGGGTGACGCTGGGCCTGTCACCACCCACAGCGCTGGCTACAGGAGGCCAAATAAGACTTGTgtagagagagaacagaaaagaaaccAAACCCAAGGAATTTCCACTTATATTCTCGATCCTGTTCTTACATAGGGCCCCAGCAAGCTTCCTCGCTTGTGGCTGCCCTGCTTGGATGAGAGTCTCCACTTCTCCACTTCTCTGCAGTGACCGCGAGAGAGAACTTGACCCAGCGCTGCCCTGCTGGAGGCCGCTGGGCTCAGGGTCCACCCAGGCTGGCCGAGCAGAAGCCGGTAGAAGTTTCCAGAAGGGGCCATTGAAGTGAAAACTTCAGGCAGTGACCGTCAGCCTCCTTGAGGCTTTTTGCCCTGTTCTGACTCACGGCCTCAGAATAGCCTCAGAATTAATGGGAAAatggctgcttttgcaccacCAGTTTGGTCACAAGTTTCTTGGTGTGTGTCCCCCTCCAACCCTGGGTCTGTCATTTCTGGCGGGGGAGGGCGTCTGGGTGGGAGCGCCTTTGGGGAGACTCCGCCGTGGGATGTAGTGGGACAGCTCGGCTGCCTTTGACGGCCGAAAGCGCTGGTGGGTGAGTGGCCTCGCGGCCTCCTCCCTGTGGCCGGTCCTCTTCAGAGCAGCGCTCCGACGTTCTTCGTGCTTGGTGACCTGGGAGATTGCAACAGAAGCCCGTCCTCAAGGATGATTGTGGAGGGGCGGCCGTGACAGCTCCTCCCCAGCGCTCTGAGGCAGTCTGCCGTGCTGGGGCTGCTGAGGTGACACGTGCAAGGAGAAGGGGGATGGGCAGTGGTCTGCCTTTCCTCGACACTTGTCCCCTTGACCTTACGGTAGGTGACCTTCAAGTCAGAACGTCTGGCTTTTCCAAAGTGCCTGGGTAACTAGGAACAGTGAGCGAGGAATTGTATTTATGCGTGCGGGAAATAACTCCTGAGACACTGGATTTACGTGTTATGCAAATTCTCCAGGTCGGATCTGAGAGACATAGAAAAATCTGATCTGTTTTTCACAGAAGAGCAAGGAGAGGTTGCGTACTCACGGAATGTGTGTTCCTTTGGAGACTTCTTACACTGGGGCTTAGGGGTTATAGGCACCTCCCTCCAACCAAGTCCCGAGGCAGGGGCCAGATGAAGCAGGGCCATGTAACCACAGAAGGAGCTGGAAGTGGGTAGCCCTGGagggttgggattttttttttttttttttttttttgaaggatagctttactgagatacaatTCACTATCATAAAGTCACCCGCTTGTGTATTTATTTGGCCACAAcatgcagcgtgtgggatcttagttcccagaccgggaatcgaacctgtgccccctgaggtggaagcccggagtcctaaccacaggaccgccagggaagtcccacaagtcacccatttaaagtaGACCATTCAGCGGTGTTTAATATTCACAGCTTATGCGAtcaattttagaactttttcatcaccccaaaaagaaaccatgTATCCATGATCAGTTACTTGCCATCTTCCTCCAGCCCCTCGCAGCGCTTGGCcaccaccagtctactttctgtctctatggatttgcctattctggacttttCGCATAAACGAG harbors:
- the LOC114483947 gene encoding growth factor receptor-bound protein 2; the encoded protein is PGQSPLAYSHVYPPLPLPRFGNDVQHFKVLRDGAGKYFLWVVKFNSLNELVDYHRSTSVSRNQQIFLRDIEQVPQQPTYVQALFDFDPQEDGELGFRRGDFIHVMDNSDPNWWKGACHGQTGMFPRNYVTPVNRNV